Proteins encoded in a region of the Athene noctua chromosome 4, bAthNoc1.hap1.1, whole genome shotgun sequence genome:
- the DLC1 gene encoding rho GTPase-activating protein 7 isoform X6 — MKRAIKNPTKTQGEDQESEDSDEDEPCAISGKWTFQRDSKRWSRLEEFDVFPPKPDLNTPSPDAPHLTNAASSESVLTDLSERQEVASILSISSTSSHQPTLQSEASTTRTNSVVSVCSSSNFVANDDSFSSLPSPRELNSFSFNTKANEKNAKSKTKSLLKRMESLKIKSSHHGKSKAPSKLGLIISGPILQEGMDEDKLKQLNCVEISALNGNHISLPMVRKRSVSNSTQTSSSSSQSETSSAVSTPSPITRTRSLSAYNKRVGMYLEGFDPFNQSTFSDVMEQNFKNRGSFAEDTVFFIPEDHKPGTFPKALSNGNFSPTESNASVNWRTGSFHGHGHLALQRENSSDSSKEPGMGKRRNSSSSVSSRLSIYDNVPGSILYSSTSDLAGLENEDIFPELDDILYHVKGMQRIVNQWSEKFSDEGDSDSALDSISPCPSSPKQIHLDVDNDRTTPSDLDSTGNSLNETEEPAGMQDRRDSGVGASLTRSSRHRLRWHSFQSSHRPSLSSASLQINCQSVAQMNLLQKYSLLKLTALLEKYTPSNKHGFSWAVPKFMKRIKVPDYKDRNVFGVPLQVNVQRTGQPLPQSIQQAMRYLRNHCLDQVGLFRKSGVKSRIQALRQMNENSTDSVNYEGQSAYDVADMLKQFFRDLPEPLMTNKLSETFLQIYQYVPKDQRLQAIKAAIMLLPDENREVLQILLYFLSDVTAAVKENQMTPTNLAVCLAPSLFHLNTLKRENSSPRVMQRKPSLGKPDQKDLNENLAATQGLAHMIAECKKLFQIPEEMSRGRNSYTEQDLRPLSLEELRGGSSTTEPSDYHCYLQDCVDDLLKEIKEKFKGWVSCSTSEQAELAYKKVCEGPPLRLWKTTIEIPATPEDVLNRLLKEQHLWDEDLIDSKVIEPLDSQTDIYQYVQNSMAPHPARDFVVLRTWRTNFPKGACVLLATSVDHDRAPVAGVRVNVLLSRYLIEPCGSGKSKLTYMCRIDLRGHMPDWYTKSFGHLCASEVAKIRDSFSHQNLESKELKSR, encoded by the exons ATGAAACGTgctataaaaaaccccaccaaaacccaagGAGAGGATCAGGAG AGTGAAGATTCAGATGAAGATGAACCTTGTGCAATAAGTGGCAAATGGACTTTTCAGAGAGACAGCAAGAGGTGGTCGAGGCTTGAAGAGTTTGATGTGTTCCCTCCAAAACCGGACTTGAATACCCCCTCCCCAGACGCTCCTCACCTTACTAATGCGGCAAGCAGTGAGAGTGTGCTAACAGACCTCAGTGAACGCCAGGAGGTGGCTTCTATTCTGAGCatcagcagcaccagcagccacCAACCAACCCTGCAGAGCGAGGCATCTACCACCAGAACAAACTCTGTTGTGAGCGTTTGTTCATCGAGCAATTTCGTAGCCAATGATGACTCATTCAGTAGCCTGCCCTCGCCCAGAGAGCTGAATAGCTTCAGCTTCAACACGAAAGCCAATGAGAAGAACGCCAAGTCAAAAACAAAGAGCCTGCTCAAGAGAATGGAGAGCCTGAAAATCAAGAGCTCTCACCATGGCAAGAGCAAAGCTCCTTCAAAGCTTGGCCTTATTATTAGCGGGCCTATCCTGCAGGAGGGCATGGATGAAGATAAACTGAAACAGCTTAACTGTGTGGAGATTTCCGCCCTCAATGGCAATCACATCAGCCTCCCCATGGTACGAAAGAGGAGCGTCTCCAATTCCAcccagaccagcagcagcagtagtcAGTCTGAGACAAGCAGTGCTGTCAGCACACCCAGTCCCATCACGCGAACGCGCAGCCTCAGTGCGTACAATAAAAGGGTGGGCATGTACCTGGAAGGCTTTGACCCCTTCAACCAGTCAACATTTAGCGACGTGATGGAGCAGAATTTCAAGAACCGGGGAAGCTTTGCAGAAGACACAGTGTTTTTTATCCCTGAAGATCATAAGCCTGGCACTTTTCCCAAAGCACTCTCCAATGGCAACTTCTCCCCAACAGAAAGCAATGCCTCTGTGAATTGGAGGACAGGAAGTTTCCATGGACATGGCCATCTCGCCCTTCAGAGGGAAAACAGTAGTGACAGCTCCAAAGAGCCGGGCATGGGGAAGAGGCGCAACTCCTCCAGCTCAGTGAGCAGCCGCCTGAGTATTTACGACAACGTGCCAGGCTCGATCCTGTATTCCAGTACGAGCGACCTGGCTGGCCTCGAAAATGAAGACATATTCCCAGAACTAGACGACATCCTGTACCACGTCAAAGGGATGCAGAGAATAGTAAACCAGTGGTCAGAGAAGTTCTCGGATGAAGGGGACTCTGACTCGGCACTCGACTCCATCTCCCCATGTCCTTCCTCTCCAAAGCAGATCCACCTTGATGTAGATAATGATCGAACAACACCGAGTGACCTTGACAGCACAGGGAATTCACTGAATGAAACAGAAGAGCCCGCAGGGATGCAGGACAGGAGGGACTCTGGGGTGGGCGCATCGCTGACACGGTCCAGCAG GCACAGGCTGAGGTGGCACAGCTTCCAGAGCTCCCACCGGCCCAGCCTCAGCTCAGCATCACTGCAGATCAACTGCCAGTCCGTGGCGCAGATGAACCTGCTGCAGAAGTACTCTCTCCTGAAGCTGACTGCTCTCCTGGAGAAGTACACACCTTCCAACAAGCACGGTTTCAGCTG GGCAGTACCAAAATTTATGAAAAGGATAAAGGTGCCTGATTATAAAGACCGAAACGTGTTTGGAGTACCGCTGCAAGTCAATGTCCAGCGCACAGGGCAGCCTCTCCCACAGAGCATTCAACAAGCCATGCGGTACCTCCGGAACCACTGCCTGGATCAG GTTGGACTGTTTAGGAAATCTGGAGTCAAATCAAGAATTCAGGCTTTGCGTCAGATGAATGAGAATTCAACAGACAGCGTCAACTACGAAGGCCAGTCTGCTTATGATGTAGCAGACATGTTAAAGCAATTCTTCCGTGATCTCCCTGAGCCCCTCATGACCAACAAACTCTCTGAGACCTTCTTACAGATATACCAAT ATGTGCCAAAGGATCAACGTCTCCAGGCTATCAAGGCTGCTATTATGCTTTTACCCGATGAGAACAGGGAGGTACTCCAGATTCTTCTCTATTTCCTGAGTGATGTCACAGCTGCAGTGAAGGAAAACCAGATGACACCAACAAACCTGGCGGTCTGCTTAGCACCTTCCCTCTTCCACTTAAACACTCTCAAAAGAGAGAATTCTTCCCCAAG GGTGATGCAAAGAAAACCAAGCCTGGGAAAACCCGATCAGAAAGACCTAAATGAAAATCTGGCTGCAACCCAAGGGCTAGCTCATATGATCGCTGAATGCAAGAAGCTCTTTCAG ATACCCGAAGAAATGAGCAGGGGCCGGAACTCATACACGGAGCAGGACCTGCGTCCTCTCAGCCTGGAGGAGCTCCGGGGCGGCAGCAGCACCACCGAGCCCTCTGACTACCACTGCTACCTCCAGGACTGCGTGGATGACTTGCTCAAAGAAATTAAGGAGAAGTTTAAAGGCTGGGTCAGCTGCTCCACCTCAGAGCAAGCAGAGCTAGCCTACAAGAAG GTATGTGAAGGTCCCCCACTTCGGTTATGGAAAACTACCATTGAAATCCCAGCTACGCCAGAGGATGTTTTAAATCGTTTACTTAAAGAGCAGCATCTTTGGGATGAAGATCTTATAGATTCAAAAGTAATCGAACCTCTGGATAGCCAGACAGATATATACCAGTATGTCCAGAACAGCATGGCACCTCACCCAGCCAGGGACTTTGTGGTCTTAAG aaCATGGAGGACAAACTTCCCCAAAGGAGCTTGTGTGCTTTTAGCAACCTCAGTGGACCATGACCGTGCTCCAGTGGCAGGTGTTAGAGTCAATGTGCTCCTCTCTAGGTATCTGATTGAGCCCTGCGGGTCAGGAAAATCTAAACTTACCTACATGTGCAGAATTGATTTAAG GGGCCACATGCCAGACTGGTACACCAAGTCTTTTGGACACTTGTGTGCATCTGAAGTTGCTAAGATACGAGACTCTTTCAGTCATCAGAATCTTGAGAGCAAGGAATTAAAATCCAGGTGA